The sequence GCGAGGCAGCTGTCGAGGAACACCCGCATGTAGCCGTAGCTCTTGCAGATGGCGTCGCGCAGCTGGGTCCAGCGCGCCTGGGTGATCTCCGTACCGATCAGGGTGCAGATGATCTCCAGGGCCTCCCAGGGATGGTCGTCGTCGTAGCGCGCATGCAGGCGCAGCCAGCGCATGGCCGGCTTGCGCAGGTCGGCCGGCAGCGAGTGCTCGTAGGTGTCGCTGGAGCACACTACGCCCGACCAGTCGCCAGTGACGCCTTCCACCGCGTAGTGGGTAGCCGCCATCGATATCGCCAGGTCGTCCGCCGAGCAGGTATGCCAGCACCAGTGGCCGAGGGCGTGCATTTCAGGTGGCACGGCCTGGGCCTGCAGGTCTTCCAGGGTCACGCCGTAGGCGCTGGCCCAGTGCAGCCAGTGGTCGGCGTGATTGAGTTCGACGCGGATGTTGCGCATCAGCCAGCGACGCGCCATGTCTTCCCCGGCCGAGCGGCCGAAGCGCGTCTTCAGCAGGTTGTGCGCCATGTACTGGGGGAACTGCTCGACCACCGGCCAGCCGCCGATGAGGTAGGTCCGCAACGTGCTTGCGGAGAGTTGCGCATCGCGCATGCGCTGGTAGACCTCATGCCCACGCACCGCTTCGCGGGCGCTCGAACAGGCCTGAACCAGGTCCTGGGTCCACTGCGGATAACTTTCCACGTCCTTCAGCGGACCGATGCGTACGAAACTTTCGTTCATGCCTTTTCATCCCTGTGCATAGACGATGACGAGCACAGAGTAGAGGCCTGACCGAAAGATGTCACCGTCCGGAGGTTGTGTCTGACTTTTCCGTGAATTGCGTCAAAAGTGCGGAAGGTTGGCCGACGAAAGGCTGCGGCCTTCCCAGGTGATAGCCCTGGGCGTAGTCGATGCCGATTTCCCGCAGCACCTCGAGGATCTCCGCCGATTCGACGAACTCGGCCACCGTGCGCTTGCCCATGACGTGGCCGATCTGGTTGATGACCTGGACCATGGCGCGGTCGATCGGGTCGGCGAGCATGTCCTTGATGAAGCTGCCGTCGATCTTCAGGTAGTCCACCGGCAGGTGCTTGAGGTAGACGAAGGACGACATCCCGGCGCAGAAGTCGTCCAGCGAGAAGCGGTAGCCCAGGCCCTTGAGGTCGTGGATGAACTGGGTGGCGCTGACCAGGTTGGCGATGGCGCTGGTCTCGGTGACTTCGAAGCAGATGCTCTGCGGATCCAGGCCATAGAGCGGCTGCAGCTCGCGCAGGTACTCGATGAAGCCGGCATCGCCGATGGTCGCGCCGGACAGGTTGATCGCACAGGTGGCGATCGGCTCGCACCCCGCCTCGCGGCGCACAGCCAGGGTCCTGAAGGCCTGGTTGACCACCCAGCGGTCGATCTGCGGCATCAGCCCGTAGCGCTCGGCCGCTGGAATGAAGTTGCTCGGCGCCACCAGCCGGCCGTTCTCGTCGTTCAGGCGCAGCAGCAGCTCGACGTGCTCGCCCTCCTCCCGGCCCGGATCGACCGCCCGGATCGGTTGCGCGTAGAGGCAGAAGCGATCCTCGTCGAGGGCCTGGCGAATGCGCTGCACCCAGGCCATCTCGCCGAAGCGCATGGACAGCTCGGTGTCGTCCGGGCTGAACACCTGGACGCGGTTGCGGCCCTTCTCCTTGGCCAGGTAGCAGGCCATGTCGGCGCAGCGCAGGGCCTCTTCCACCGACACCAGCATGGCCGAGACGTGCACCACTCCGATGCTGACGGTGATGTTGAAGGGGCGCTGGTCCCACACGAAGTACAGGGCTTCGACGGTATTGCGCAGGTTTTCCGCGATCTTTTCCGAGACGTCCGGCGGGCAGTTCTCCAGCAAGACTCCGAATTCGTCACCGCCCAGCCGCGCCAGGGTGTCGCTGTCGCGCAGGCACCCCTCGAGCAAGCTGCAGACCTGGCGCAGAAGTTCGTCGCCGGCGGCATGCCCGCAGGTGTCGTTGACCAGCTTGAACTGGTCGAGGTCGAGGTACATCAGGCTGTGCCGGTCGTCCATGTGCGCGCTGCGCTCCAGCGCCTGCTGCAGGCGGAACTCGAACTCGCGGCGGTTGCTCAGCCCAGTGAGCGCGTCGTGGGTCGCCTGCCAGGACAGGCTTTCCATGTACTGCCGCTCGCGGGTCATGTCGTGCAGCACCAGGGCCGCGCCGACGATGCGGCCGCCGACGCGGATCGGCGTCCCCACCACGGTAACGGCCACGCTGCTGCCATCCAGGCGCTGCAGCACCTTGCTCGACTCGCTGCCGGCTTCGACTTCGCCGCGCAGGATCTGCCCGACCAGCGCGAAGTCTTCCACCTCGGAGCCCTCGTCCAGCATCCGCAGCAGCGATTTCAGCGGCAGGCCGATGGCCATGCCGCTCTCCCAGCCGATCATGCGCTCGGCGGCCGGGTTCATGGAGGCGATGCAGGCGAACTCGTCGATGGTCACCACCGCGTCGCCGATCGCCGCCAGGGTGGTCTGGGCCTGCTCGCGTTCGCGGTCCAGGGCGCTGCGGAACGCACGCTGCTCGGCCAGCAGCTTGCGGGTGCGCCAGACCGCCAGGAGGATCAGGGACAGGCCACTGAGCACGTTGGCCACCAGCAGCAGCTTGGCGACCGAGCGCGACCCCTGCCCCAGTGCGGCGGAGAAGGCGTTGGAGGCCGGCGCGATGGCTTCGCTGATGCGCAGGATGCCCTGGTTCCAGTAGTCGAGGTCGCCTGGGCTGACCTTTCCGCCTTCGATGCGTGCGTGCATGTCGCGGGCGATGGCATCCAGCTCGTCGAGGTAGCGGTCGCCCACCTCCCAGTAGTGCACCGCATCCTTGAAGTAGCTGAAGTCGTGGAAGTAGCGGTACAGCCAGGTGATCGCCTCGACATCGTCCGGGTGGTTGCCGCCGGCGAGAATGCCGCGGCGTGCGAGATCGAGGTCCGGCTGCGGGCGGTCCAGGGCGATGCGTAGCTGGCGGTCGCCCAGCGGCACCGCGATGGATTGCTGGTAGCGCTGGTAGTCGAGCGGGTCGCGGGTTTCGCCGTAGCGCTTCAGGTATTCGATGGCGCGCATCTGGCCCTTGGACCAGAGGCTCTCGCCGCCCACATAGGCGCGCACCCCGGAGAGCAGGTAAAGGCTGCCGACGCCGAGCAGTCCCTGCAGCAGGACGACGACTATGAATGGCCACACCAGTTTCAGCAGTTGCGAGTTCTGGCGACTGCGACTCAGTCCTGATTCACCCATGGATCTTGTTGGATTCCTTTCGTTGCGCTGCAGATTCGGCCGAGCGAGTTCCTTCGACGCCGCGAGACCGATGCCAAAGGGCTTCCGGCTCTCCCTTACTCATAGTCGATGGGGCCGATAGCACAAGTGCCTTGAGCCCTGCTCCCTCCCAACGGTTAGGACGGACTGCCCTGCGCGCGGGGCACATGCGCGAAGGAGGACGAGCGGCCCGATCGGCAGCAGACATCCTGCTTTTCAGTTCCTTGCGACAGTTAAGGCCATGTGCCATATCTCTGCACGGTGGAAAGCCGCCCCGGACGGGAGGTGCACGTGCACGAAAAGGACATCGCCAATCGCTACGAGCGCCTGGTCGGCCTGAGCTACGAATGCGTGCTGGACCAGGATGCCTGGCTGCCGCTGCTGCGCGCCCTGGTCGACGACTGTGGCCGGCAGATGGGCGCGCTGCTGTTCTGGGACCAGCGCGAGAATGGCCCGCGGGCCAGCGAGCTCAACCTCTGCGACCCCGCCGTCATCAGCGGGTACAACCGCGAGTTCCATGCCATCGACCCCTCGCGCGGCTTCATGCTCAACCGCCCGGTCGGTGACTGGTATCACGACGCCCGCGACTACGGGCTGGCGCAGATCGCGCGCGATCCTTACTACCAGGAGTTCCACCGCCCCCACGGCATGCTCAATGTGTCCTGCCTGAAGCTGCACGAGCAGGCCGAGTCGGGCATCTACCTCTCGGTGCTGACCAGCCTCGATGCGCCCTACCCCGGCCAGAACGAGCAGCGCCTGCTGCAGCGCCTGAGCCCGCACCTGCTGCGCGCGGCGCGCATGTTCGAGCAGGTCAACGGCCTGCGCCGCGAACTGGCCACCCGCGACCTGCTGCTCGACCTGCACCCCGCCCCGCTGTGGCTGCTCGACGGCGACGCTCGCGTGCTGTTCTGCAACCAGGCCGCCCAGGCGCTGCTGGCGCAACCCAGGGCACCGCTGCTGGAACGCTTCGGCCGCTTGCTTGGCCGCGCCTGCAACACCGGCCTGCAGGCCCTGATCCGCCAGGCCGCCGGCCAAGACGGCAAGCGCCGCGCCGGCTGGCTGCGCCTGGACGCCGCCGAGGGTGAGCTGCTGGTCGCCCCGGTCGCCGCCGAAGCGGCCTACAACCGAGCATTCCAGCGTCCCCTGGTGTTGTTGACCTTGCCTCGGCAGGCCGCATCGGGCTCCCTGCTGGCGGAGCTGTTCGGCCTGACGCCGGCTGAGCGGCGACTGAGCGAACTGCTCGTCCAGGGGCTGACCGTCGATGAATGCGCGCAGCACCTGCAGGTGTCGATCAACACCATACGCACGCAGCTGCGAGCCCTCTTCCGCAAAACCCACACCCGCCGCCAGAGCGAGCTAGTCAACCTGCTGGCGCGCCTGGGCAAGGCCTGAGGCGCCACTCGTCCGCCACCGTAGCGGCTTCATTCGTTCGAATGATGGCACCGGGCCCTGCGCCGGCTAGGTTCAGACCTGGAATGCCATGGAAACGACAGAGGCTGCACATGGACAAGTCGAGCGAACCCAGCCCTTCGCTGGAAACCCTCATCGGTCATCTGGAACAGCACGCCGGCGAACGGCCAGGCGATGACGCCGAGCTGCTCGAACTGGCTCGCCAGGCATTGACCCGCTATACCCGGCAATCGCGGGTCATCCCCTTCCCCTCGCGCGGCCAAGCAACCCCCGCACCGACGCCGCGCCACGGCAATACCTACCTGCTCGACTACCTGTATGGCATCGGCGATGGGTCGGCCAACCAGCTGGGCAGCGGCAACCGGGGCGAACTGCAGCGCTATGCCCGCGAGGGCCTGGCGCCCAGGGCACTGCGCACGCGGCGCCTGCGCCTGGCACAGGCGATCGACAGCACCTGCGAGCAGCACGAAGGCCGCGCGCGCATTCTCTGCATCGGCGCCGGCCACCTGCGTGAGGCGGAGCTTTCCAGCGCGCTCTGCCACAAGCGTTTCCAGCGTTTCGTCGCCCTCGACAGCAGCCCGGAGCATCTGCAGCAGGTAGAGCGCAATTACGCCTGGCTGGGCGTCGAGACACTTTATGCGTCGGTAGGACAGTTGCTGGCCGGTGTCGCCGAACTGGATGAGTTCGACCTGATCTACAGCGCCGGCCTGGTCGAACAGCTGGACGACTCCAGCGCCGAGCAGCTGATTCGACAGCTGTTCCGCCACCTGGCGGTCGGCGGCCGCCTGCTGCTGGCGAACTTCCAACCCGGCGTGCCGAACATCGCGTATCTGGAGGCCTTGCTGGACTGGCGCCCGCGCTACCGCGACGACCAGGCGCTGCTGAACCTGCTGCTGGGCGTCCCCTACAACAGCATCGCCAGCGCCCGCGTGAGCCACGACAACGGCAAGTGCATCGGTTTTCTCGAGGCGATCCGCTACGGCTGAGCGGCGCTCGGCTCAGCCCTGGCGGCCGCGCTCCAGCCAGCGATCGAGCATTGGCGCCAGCTCTTCCAGCGGCTGGTAGCCGTTGGTCAGCAGCGCCAGCTGGCCGTTACGCTCGGCGAGCAGGGTCGGAAAGCCGGCGATGCCCAGGTCGCGCGCCCAGGAGAAGTCGGCCTGGGTGGCCAGGTGGTTTTCCTGGCTGTCGAACAGCTCGGCGAACTCGCTGCGCGGCAGGTCAACGCTTTCCGCCAGCTGCAGCAGCGCCGGTGCCTCGGTGACATCGAGCCCCTCGACATAGAACGCCTGCTGGATGGCGCCGGCCAGGGCCAGGGCACTGGGTTCGTGCAGGCTGCGGGCGGCGACCACCGCCCGGCAGGCCGGTTCGGTGTCGTAGACGAAACCGTCGGGCAGCGCGCCCTCGAAGCGGAACGCCTGGCCGGTGGCCAGTTGCACCGCCTGCCAGTGTTCGAGGATGTAGCGCCGGGTCGCCGGGTCCAGCGCCGCGCCGTGG is a genomic window of Pseudomonas knackmussii B13 containing:
- a CDS encoding EAL domain-containing protein; this translates as MGESGLSRSRQNSQLLKLVWPFIVVVLLQGLLGVGSLYLLSGVRAYVGGESLWSKGQMRAIEYLKRYGETRDPLDYQRYQQSIAVPLGDRQLRIALDRPQPDLDLARRGILAGGNHPDDVEAITWLYRYFHDFSYFKDAVHYWEVGDRYLDELDAIARDMHARIEGGKVSPGDLDYWNQGILRISEAIAPASNAFSAALGQGSRSVAKLLLVANVLSGLSLILLAVWRTRKLLAEQRAFRSALDREREQAQTTLAAIGDAVVTIDEFACIASMNPAAERMIGWESGMAIGLPLKSLLRMLDEGSEVEDFALVGQILRGEVEAGSESSKVLQRLDGSSVAVTVVGTPIRVGGRIVGAALVLHDMTRERQYMESLSWQATHDALTGLSNRREFEFRLQQALERSAHMDDRHSLMYLDLDQFKLVNDTCGHAAGDELLRQVCSLLEGCLRDSDTLARLGGDEFGVLLENCPPDVSEKIAENLRNTVEALYFVWDQRPFNITVSIGVVHVSAMLVSVEEALRCADMACYLAKEKGRNRVQVFSPDDTELSMRFGEMAWVQRIRQALDEDRFCLYAQPIRAVDPGREEGEHVELLLRLNDENGRLVAPSNFIPAAERYGLMPQIDRWVVNQAFRTLAVRREAGCEPIATCAINLSGATIGDAGFIEYLRELQPLYGLDPQSICFEVTETSAIANLVSATQFIHDLKGLGYRFSLDDFCAGMSSFVYLKHLPVDYLKIDGSFIKDMLADPIDRAMVQVINQIGHVMGKRTVAEFVESAEILEVLREIGIDYAQGYHLGRPQPFVGQPSALLTQFTEKSDTTSGR
- a CDS encoding DsbA family protein, whose amino-acid sequence is MCSWCWGFAPVAQALIEQAAVAGVPTALVLGGLRTGHGAALDPATRRYILEHWQAVQLATGQAFRFEGALPDGFVYDTEPACRAVVAARSLHEPSALALAGAIQQAFYVEGLDVTEAPALLQLAESVDLPRSEFAELFDSQENHLATQADFSWARDLGIAGFPTLLAERNGQLALLTNGYQPLEELAPMLDRWLERGRQG
- a CDS encoding class I SAM-dependent methyltransferase, producing MDKSSEPSPSLETLIGHLEQHAGERPGDDAELLELARQALTRYTRQSRVIPFPSRGQATPAPTPRHGNTYLLDYLYGIGDGSANQLGSGNRGELQRYAREGLAPRALRTRRLRLAQAIDSTCEQHEGRARILCIGAGHLREAELSSALCHKRFQRFVALDSSPEHLQQVERNYAWLGVETLYASVGQLLAGVAELDEFDLIYSAGLVEQLDDSSAEQLIRQLFRHLAVGGRLLLANFQPGVPNIAYLEALLDWRPRYRDDQALLNLLLGVPYNSIASARVSHDNGKCIGFLEAIRYG
- a CDS encoding helix-turn-helix transcriptional regulator, producing MHEKDIANRYERLVGLSYECVLDQDAWLPLLRALVDDCGRQMGALLFWDQRENGPRASELNLCDPAVISGYNREFHAIDPSRGFMLNRPVGDWYHDARDYGLAQIARDPYYQEFHRPHGMLNVSCLKLHEQAESGIYLSVLTSLDAPYPGQNEQRLLQRLSPHLLRAARMFEQVNGLRRELATRDLLLDLHPAPLWLLDGDARVLFCNQAAQALLAQPRAPLLERFGRLLGRACNTGLQALIRQAAGQDGKRRAGWLRLDAAEGELLVAPVAAEAAYNRAFQRPLVLLTLPRQAASGSLLAELFGLTPAERRLSELLVQGLTVDECAQHLQVSINTIRTQLRALFRKTHTRRQSELVNLLARLGKA
- a CDS encoding TenA family transcriptional regulator, whose product is MNESFVRIGPLKDVESYPQWTQDLVQACSSAREAVRGHEVYQRMRDAQLSASTLRTYLIGGWPVVEQFPQYMAHNLLKTRFGRSAGEDMARRWLMRNIRVELNHADHWLHWASAYGVTLEDLQAQAVPPEMHALGHWCWHTCSADDLAISMAATHYAVEGVTGDWSGVVCSSDTYEHSLPADLRKPAMRWLRLHARYDDDHPWEALEIICTLIGTEITQARWTQLRDAICKSYGYMRVFLDSCLAMEDAAASRRPERRLVVG